DNA sequence from the Streptomyces tsukubensis genome:
CGCCCCGGCCGATCTGCAGTGCTGGACCTTCATGCCCGCCCCGTCCGCGCTGGCGTTCTGGGCCCGGCGGCAGGCGCACGAGACCGCGGTCCACCGGGCGGACGCCGAGTCGGCGCTCGGCGGGGCGCGGCGCACGCCCGGGGTGCTCGCGCCCCTGACACCGGAGTTCGCAGCCGACGGCATCGACGAGCTGCTGGGAGGCTTCCACGCCGGGGACCGCAGCCGGGTCCGCTCCGATCCGCCCCGGGTCCTGCGGGTGCGGACCGTCGACACGGGACAGGTGTGGACGGTACGGATCTCGGCGGATCCGCCCGTCACCGACGATTCGGCCACCGGCCCCGCGGACTGCGAGCTGAGCGGCCCGGCGGGGACTCTGTATCTGACGCTCTGGAACCGGTTGCCGCTGAGCGGTGTATCACTGAGCGGAGATGCCTCTTCGGCGGCGCTCTGGCGGGAACTGTCCTCCGTCTGAGCGCGGCCGAGGGCGCCCGGCTTCCGGACGAAGAGGATCAGCCCAGCCAGCCGGGGCGGACCAGACCCGACTCGTAGGCGAGGACGACGAGCTGGGCCCGGTCGCGGGCGCCGAGTTTGACCATCGTGCGGCTCACATGGGTCTTGGCGGTGAGCGGGCTGACGACGAGCCGCCGGGCTATCTCCTCGTTCGAGAGGCCGATGCCGACGAGTGCCATCACTTCCCGCTCGCGTTCGGTGAGGCCCGTGAGGAGGCCGTCGTCGGCGGGGGCCTTGGAGCGGGCGGCGAACTCGGCGATCAGCCTGCGCGTCACTCCCGGGGAGAGCAGGGCGTCCCCGGCGACCACGGCGCGGACGGCGCGCAGCAGTTCGTCCGGCTCGGTGTCCTTCACCAGGAAGCCGGAGGCGCCGGAGCGGATCGCCTCGAAGACGTACTCGTCCAGTTCGAAGGTGGTCAGCATGACCACCTTGACCTCGGCCAGTCCGGCGTCCCCGGTGATCCTGCGGGTTGCGGCGAGGCCGTCGAGCACGGGCATCCGGATGTCCATCAGGACGACGTCGGGACGTACTTCGCCCACCAGCCGGACGGCCTCCGCGCCGTCTGCCGCCTCGCCCGCGACCTCGATGTCCTCCTGGGCGTCGAGCAGCGCCCGGAAACCGGCCCGGACCAGCAGCTGGTCATCGGCGAGCAGAACCCGGACCGTCATGTGTCTCCTCCGTACGCTGCGGCCGCGACCCCGGTGAACGCGCCCGGGGGTGTCCGGGGCGCGGTCGAAGGGGTCACGGCGTCTCCTTGGGTTTGAGGGGCAGCCGGGCG
Encoded proteins:
- a CDS encoding maleylpyruvate isomerase family mycothiol-dependent enzyme; protein product: METLEFIDVLEREGGLLADAAAAAGPDAAVPTCPGWRVRDLVRHIGTVHRWAASHVADGHAEPRSPDPLPELDGDALVAWYREGHRRLVEVLRAAPADLQCWTFMPAPSALAFWARRQAHETAVHRADAESALGGARRTPGVLAPLTPEFAADGIDELLGGFHAGDRSRVRSDPPRVLRVRTVDTGQVWTVRISADPPVTDDSATGPADCELSGPAGTLYLTLWNRLPLSGVSLSGDASSAALWRELSSV
- a CDS encoding response regulator, giving the protein MTVRVLLADDQLLVRAGFRALLDAQEDIEVAGEAADGAEAVRLVGEVRPDVVLMDIRMPVLDGLAATRRITGDAGLAEVKVVMLTTFELDEYVFEAIRSGASGFLVKDTEPDELLRAVRAVVAGDALLSPGVTRRLIAEFAARSKAPADDGLLTGLTEREREVMALVGIGLSNEEIARRLVVSPLTAKTHVSRTMVKLGARDRAQLVVLAYESGLVRPGWLG